A genomic segment from Pyxidicoccus trucidator encodes:
- a CDS encoding GumC family protein yields the protein MEEERNMERGMTADQLLAALWRRKALVGAIAAAVFAVGAAIVMTRPSMYEASVVVRVEPQRPGEEMVQRTVSELIEQRLLTVRQELLARPVLQKAIEEMNLYPDIVSEKGMESAVAQMRRDLTVRVEGETAFELTYANRDPQVAAQVANRLPDIFSAETLKLRQAQAARATDLFNEEMNQLGTAVTSWERKIAQFKVDHLGELPEQMEMNMRGLERVSHQLQTKSEELRVAEARRSDLARARNAVDSEAGRLEAAENGLTRALVNARTQWTEDHPEIKRLSTELDGMTSKRKDAEGRLWAERAERTRVAQLITSIQGEIVDLQKQAEVYQGRLTNTPRWAHELSVMNRDYDITRTKYQSVVSRKVEAEIAQELEARSAKSLFNVISPAGVPAIPARPDRVTGMLIALLVALGLGILTGAVLEMRDDSLRDGSEVRERLTLPVLAVVPDMHGKTERRMLMPASGARNNVSSPTSLN from the coding sequence ATGGAGGAGGAGCGGAACATGGAGCGAGGGATGACGGCGGACCAGCTGCTGGCTGCCCTGTGGCGCCGCAAGGCCTTGGTGGGAGCCATCGCAGCAGCGGTCTTCGCGGTGGGCGCGGCCATCGTGATGACCCGGCCGAGCATGTACGAGGCGTCGGTGGTGGTCCGCGTGGAGCCGCAGCGGCCGGGCGAGGAGATGGTGCAGCGCACGGTGAGCGAGCTCATCGAACAGCGGCTGCTCACGGTGAGGCAGGAGCTGCTCGCCCGCCCCGTGCTCCAGAAGGCCATCGAAGAGATGAACCTCTACCCGGACATCGTGTCCGAGAAGGGCATGGAGTCCGCGGTCGCCCAGATGCGCAGGGATTTGACGGTGCGCGTGGAGGGTGAGACGGCCTTCGAGCTCACCTATGCCAACCGTGATCCGCAGGTGGCCGCGCAGGTGGCCAACCGGCTGCCGGACATCTTCTCCGCGGAGACGCTGAAGCTCCGCCAGGCGCAGGCGGCTCGCGCCACGGACCTCTTCAACGAGGAGATGAACCAGCTCGGCACCGCCGTCACCTCCTGGGAGCGCAAGATTGCCCAGTTCAAGGTGGACCACCTGGGTGAGCTGCCCGAGCAGATGGAGATGAACATGCGCGGGCTGGAGCGGGTGTCGCATCAGCTCCAGACGAAGTCCGAGGAGCTCCGCGTGGCCGAGGCCCGCCGCTCCGACCTGGCCCGGGCCCGCAACGCCGTGGACAGCGAGGCCGGTCGCCTCGAGGCCGCCGAGAATGGCCTCACCCGCGCCCTGGTCAACGCCCGCACCCAGTGGACGGAGGACCACCCTGAAATCAAGCGCCTGTCGACGGAGCTCGACGGCATGACGAGCAAGCGCAAGGACGCCGAGGGCCGGCTGTGGGCCGAGCGCGCCGAGCGCACCCGGGTGGCCCAGCTGATTACGTCCATCCAGGGCGAGATTGTCGACCTCCAGAAGCAGGCCGAAGTCTATCAGGGCCGCCTCACCAACACGCCCCGCTGGGCGCACGAGCTGTCGGTGATGAACCGCGACTACGACATCACCCGCACCAAGTACCAGAGCGTGGTGAGCCGCAAGGTGGAAGCGGAGATTGCGCAGGAGCTGGAGGCCCGGAGCGCCAAGAGCCTCTTCAACGTCATCTCCCCCGCGGGCGTGCCGGCGATTCCGGCCCGGCCGGACCGCGTGACGGGCATGCTCATCGCCCTCCTCGTGGCCCTGGGCCTGGGCATCCTCACCGGCGCGGTGCTCGAGATGCGCGACGACAGCCTGCGAGACGGCTCCGAGGTGCGCGAGCGCCTCACCCTGCCGGTGCTCGCGGTGGTCCCGGATATGCATGGCAAGACGGAGCGGCGGATGTTGATGCCGGCTTCGGGGGCTCGAAACAATGTGTCTTCCCCCACGTCGTTGAACTGA
- a CDS encoding amino acid permease: MARDRERQLEEDAAQLQRLGYAQQLLRDMGGFSNFAVSFSIISILTGAVTLYGHGLRFGGPYVMGVGWPLVAVMTLAVAASLAQLASSFPTAGALYHWAAMLGGPRVGFFTAWLNTVGQFAITAGIDYGLAEFLADMLGLPRERGAVLPLYAAILVSHAVLNHVGVRVVAWLNDFSAWYHLAGVAVLIGALAALAPRQDVSFLLTRFSAESPSWYMYGFLIGLLQAQWTFTGYDASAHISEETRDPTRNAPWGIFLSVAVSAVVGYVLLGAVTLAIQDLPTAAAAPNPFLFVLTNALGPSVGGALVWVAIGAMWFCGLSSVTSNSRMLFAFARDNGLPGSRWLKHVSPRFKSPSVAVWVSVVAAFVVALWAQAYAAMVALSTLALYASYALPIWVGWRARRSGTWAHQGPWDLGRASPWVNAVALVWCAVIMVLFVLPPNQLAGYTFAGALVLLGLYWGLVQRHTFTGPKVTLLRPPVPPAISEARSSPSSG; the protein is encoded by the coding sequence ATGGCCAGAGACCGTGAGCGTCAGCTCGAGGAGGACGCCGCCCAGCTCCAGCGACTGGGGTACGCGCAGCAGCTCCTGCGCGACATGGGCGGCTTCTCCAACTTCGCCGTCTCCTTCTCCATCATCTCCATCCTCACCGGCGCGGTGACGCTGTACGGCCACGGGCTGCGCTTCGGCGGGCCCTACGTCATGGGCGTGGGCTGGCCACTGGTGGCGGTGATGACGCTGGCGGTGGCCGCGAGCCTCGCGCAGCTCGCCTCGTCCTTCCCCACGGCGGGCGCGCTCTACCACTGGGCCGCCATGCTCGGCGGGCCCCGGGTGGGCTTCTTCACCGCGTGGCTCAACACGGTGGGGCAGTTCGCGATTACCGCGGGCATCGACTACGGGCTGGCGGAGTTCCTCGCGGACATGCTCGGCCTGCCTCGCGAGCGCGGGGCGGTGCTGCCGCTCTACGCCGCCATCCTCGTGTCCCACGCGGTGCTCAACCACGTGGGCGTGCGCGTGGTGGCGTGGCTCAATGACTTCTCCGCCTGGTACCACCTGGCCGGAGTGGCGGTGCTCATCGGCGCGCTCGCGGCGCTGGCGCCCCGGCAGGACGTGTCCTTCCTCCTCACGCGCTTCAGCGCGGAGAGCCCCTCCTGGTACATGTACGGCTTCCTCATCGGCCTGCTCCAGGCGCAGTGGACCTTCACCGGCTACGACGCCAGCGCCCACATCTCCGAGGAGACGAGAGACCCGACGCGCAACGCGCCCTGGGGCATCTTCCTGTCCGTGGCCGTCAGCGCGGTGGTGGGCTACGTGTTGCTGGGCGCGGTGACGCTCGCGATTCAAGACCTCCCCACGGCCGCCGCCGCGCCCAACCCCTTCCTGTTCGTGCTGACGAACGCGCTGGGCCCGTCTGTTGGAGGCGCGCTGGTGTGGGTGGCCATCGGCGCCATGTGGTTCTGCGGGCTATCGTCGGTGACGTCCAACTCACGCATGCTGTTCGCCTTCGCGCGGGACAACGGCCTGCCCGGCTCGCGGTGGCTGAAGCACGTGTCGCCGCGCTTCAAGAGCCCCTCCGTGGCGGTGTGGGTGTCCGTGGTGGCGGCCTTCGTGGTGGCGCTGTGGGCGCAGGCGTACGCGGCCATGGTGGCGCTGAGCACGCTGGCCCTCTATGCGTCCTATGCGCTGCCCATCTGGGTGGGGTGGAGGGCGCGCCGCTCCGGGACGTGGGCGCACCAGGGGCCGTGGGACCTGGGCCGGGCATCTCCCTGGGTCAACGCGGTGGCGCTCGTCTGGTGCGCGGTCATCATGGTGCTCTTCGTGCTGCCGCCCAACCAGCTCGCCGGCTACACCTTCGCCGGCGCGCTGGTGCTGCTGGGGCTCTACTGGGGACTGGTGCAGCGGCACACCTTCACGGGGCCCAAGGTGACGCTGCTTCGGCCCCCGGTACCGCCGGCTATTTCGGAAGCGCGGTCTTCCCCATCTTCAGGATGA
- a CDS encoding amylo-alpha-1,6-glucosidase has product MNPVHSSPALPRLGFEWPEGPDFRKELGHEWLVTNGRGGYASGTVVGCNTRRYHGLFIPNLEKRGRTVLLARLLEHAYVGGKAYRLDSEERADGATDEDGALHLRDFHLDGLIPVWEYQLGPARLRRKLVMVHGENTVFIAWEHVSGPEVALRLRPFPVDRPHDRPIPARHLTSTVVLKGPQVELLVGDEVPPLRLRVYGGSPSPFVGLEQTSATQLYRVEKARGYEHTEVQHSPGYFECKVAPGEMLALGVTTDSASCLERAPAEVFALELERERRLLGRAPEEARTGVPARLVLAADQFIIDPMRASDDAWARSMGQDARSVIAGYHWFTDWGRDTMISLDGLTLCTGRYREAAAILLTFQHYVRDGLIPNYFPDGESEGVYHTADATLWFFHAVDRYLEATRDEELLRTIFPTLRSIIEHHQKGTRFHIGVDPEDGLLRQGAEGYQLTWMDAKVDGWVVTPRRGKAVEINALWFNALRLMATWTERLGHDARPYLAAAEKAYGSFNRRFWNEKLQCLFDVVDGEHAKEDAAIRPNQMFAISLKHPVLNRERWEPVLEVVRRELVTPVGLRSLTPGHPDYKENYDGDLRARDAAYHQGTVWGWLIGHYVDATMKVDPDVKAARALLRGLEEHLLHTGIGQLSEIFDATEPYLPRGCIAQAWSVAEALRVFLKTHVT; this is encoded by the coding sequence GTGAACCCGGTCCATTCCTCCCCTGCCCTTCCCCGACTTGGCTTCGAGTGGCCCGAAGGCCCGGACTTCCGCAAGGAGCTCGGCCACGAGTGGCTCGTCACCAATGGCCGCGGCGGCTACGCATCCGGCACGGTGGTGGGCTGCAACACACGCCGCTACCACGGCCTGTTCATTCCCAACCTGGAGAAGCGCGGCCGCACGGTGCTGCTGGCACGCCTGCTGGAGCACGCGTACGTGGGCGGGAAGGCGTACCGGCTGGACTCCGAGGAGCGCGCGGACGGCGCCACGGACGAAGACGGAGCGCTGCACCTGCGGGACTTCCACCTCGACGGGCTCATCCCCGTCTGGGAGTACCAGCTCGGCCCCGCACGGCTGCGACGCAAGCTGGTGATGGTGCACGGGGAGAACACCGTCTTCATCGCCTGGGAGCACGTGTCCGGGCCGGAGGTGGCCCTGCGGCTGCGCCCCTTCCCCGTGGACCGTCCGCACGACAGGCCCATCCCCGCCCGCCACCTCACTTCCACCGTCGTCCTCAAGGGCCCGCAGGTGGAGCTGCTGGTCGGTGACGAGGTGCCCCCCCTGCGCCTGCGCGTGTACGGCGGCAGCCCGTCACCCTTCGTGGGCCTGGAGCAGACGTCCGCGACGCAGCTCTACCGCGTGGAGAAGGCACGGGGCTACGAGCACACGGAGGTGCAGCACTCCCCCGGCTACTTCGAGTGCAAGGTCGCTCCGGGCGAAATGCTCGCGCTGGGCGTCACCACGGACAGCGCGTCCTGCCTGGAGAGAGCGCCAGCCGAGGTCTTCGCGCTGGAGCTGGAGCGCGAGCGGCGGCTGCTGGGCCGGGCGCCCGAGGAGGCCCGCACCGGAGTGCCCGCGCGGCTGGTGCTGGCGGCGGACCAGTTCATCATCGACCCGATGCGCGCCTCGGACGACGCCTGGGCACGCTCCATGGGACAGGACGCGCGCAGCGTCATCGCCGGCTACCACTGGTTCACCGACTGGGGCCGGGACACGATGATTTCGCTCGACGGCCTGACGCTGTGCACCGGCCGCTACCGCGAGGCGGCGGCCATCCTCCTCACCTTCCAGCACTACGTGCGCGACGGCCTCATCCCCAACTACTTCCCGGACGGCGAGAGCGAGGGCGTCTACCACACGGCCGACGCGACGCTGTGGTTCTTCCACGCGGTGGACCGGTATCTCGAAGCCACCAGGGACGAGGAGCTGCTGCGGACCATCTTCCCCACGCTGCGCTCCATCATCGAGCACCACCAGAAGGGCACGCGCTTCCACATCGGCGTGGACCCGGAGGACGGGCTGCTTCGGCAGGGCGCGGAGGGCTATCAGCTCACCTGGATGGACGCGAAGGTGGACGGCTGGGTGGTGACACCCCGGCGTGGCAAGGCGGTGGAAATCAATGCCCTGTGGTTCAACGCCCTGCGGCTGATGGCCACCTGGACGGAGCGGCTCGGGCACGACGCAAGGCCCTACCTGGCGGCGGCGGAGAAGGCCTACGGCAGCTTCAACCGGCGCTTCTGGAACGAGAAGCTCCAGTGCCTCTTCGACGTGGTGGATGGCGAGCACGCGAAGGAGGACGCGGCCATCCGGCCCAACCAGATGTTCGCCATCTCCCTGAAGCACCCGGTGCTGAACCGGGAGCGCTGGGAGCCCGTGCTGGAGGTAGTGCGGCGCGAACTCGTGACGCCGGTGGGCCTGCGCAGCCTGACGCCGGGGCACCCGGACTACAAGGAGAACTACGACGGCGACCTGCGCGCGCGGGACGCGGCGTACCACCAGGGCACCGTGTGGGGCTGGCTCATCGGCCACTACGTGGACGCGACGATGAAGGTGGACCCGGACGTGAAGGCGGCCCGCGCGCTGCTACGAGGGCTGGAGGAGCACCTGCTGCATACGGGCATCGGGCAGCTCAGCGAAATCTTCGACGCCACCGAGCCCTACCTGCCGCGAGGCTGCATCGCGCAGGCGTGGAGCGTGGCGGAGGCGCTGCGCGTCTTCCTGAAGACGCATGTGACGTGA
- a CDS encoding EVE domain-containing protein — MAKPQYWLIKSEPSVYPYAQLEKDGKTAWTGVRNYEARNNLRAMKPGDLCLYYHSNEGKAVVAVAKALTAAGPDPTAPGEDWASVDVGPVVPLAQPVDLATFKATAALKDCQLLTRSRISVVPITAPHFKLILKMGKTALPK; from the coding sequence ATGGCGAAACCCCAGTACTGGCTCATCAAGAGCGAGCCTTCGGTCTACCCGTACGCCCAACTGGAGAAGGACGGGAAGACGGCGTGGACCGGAGTACGCAACTACGAGGCACGCAACAACCTCCGGGCCATGAAGCCCGGCGACCTGTGCCTCTACTACCACTCCAACGAGGGCAAGGCCGTGGTCGCCGTCGCGAAGGCGCTCACCGCCGCCGGCCCCGACCCCACCGCGCCCGGCGAGGACTGGGCCTCCGTGGACGTGGGCCCCGTCGTCCCGCTCGCCCAGCCGGTGGACCTGGCCACCTTCAAGGCCACGGCGGCGCTGAAGGACTGCCAGTTGCTCACGCGCAGCCGCATCAGCGTGGTGCCCATCACCGCGCCGCACTTCAAGCTCATCCTGAAGATGGGGAAGACCGCGCTTCCGAAATAG
- the exoE gene encoding polyisoprenyl-phosphate hexose-1-phosphate transferase ExoE: MLRVFHHYFSAKKLTFFLAESSAIALACVMGAAACAALFAPEGTWPPLLELWPTLLGLGAAFVVTFQFTLYLLDLYDLRVAAEDRERGYRFLKAAGVTAMVAGGVMLVVPLVMPVALPPGTLLGGAMGALAGTLMVRVSIRALVGAPDRVLLVGDGLKARAVASAIDAGGEGSYRVVGMVDPRNNASEPLEKMAARLNASYVIQAADDMRGANWVESLLSCRLQGRRVYEAAGFCERVLRRIPVQFLRASDFAFADELTVSPLRRALKRGFDILVASLLLLAAAPFLLLVAVAIKLDSKGPLFYRQERTGLAGSTFHLWKFRSMRTDAEKDGAVWAKANDDRVTRVGRFIRRTRIDEIPQVFNVLMGEMSFVGPRPERPIFVEQLKTQIPFFGLREAVKPGLTGWAQIRYPYGASVEDARNKLEFDLYYVKNGSLFLDVGIIFHTVRHVLLGRGAR; the protein is encoded by the coding sequence GTGCTCCGCGTTTTTCACCACTACTTTTCTGCAAAGAAGCTGACTTTCTTCCTCGCCGAGAGCTCGGCGATTGCGTTGGCCTGCGTGATGGGCGCGGCGGCCTGCGCGGCACTCTTCGCGCCCGAGGGGACCTGGCCCCCTCTTCTCGAGTTGTGGCCCACGTTGCTGGGACTGGGCGCCGCATTCGTCGTCACGTTTCAATTCACGCTGTACCTGCTGGACTTGTATGACCTCCGCGTGGCCGCGGAGGACCGGGAGCGGGGCTACCGCTTCCTCAAGGCCGCCGGCGTCACCGCGATGGTTGCCGGTGGGGTGATGCTGGTGGTGCCGCTGGTGATGCCGGTGGCGCTGCCTCCGGGCACGCTGCTGGGCGGGGCGATGGGCGCCCTGGCCGGCACCCTCATGGTGCGGGTGTCCATCCGCGCCCTGGTGGGAGCGCCCGACAGGGTCCTCCTCGTGGGAGACGGCCTCAAGGCCCGGGCGGTGGCGAGCGCCATCGACGCGGGCGGCGAGGGCAGCTACCGCGTGGTGGGCATGGTGGACCCGCGGAACAACGCCTCCGAGCCGCTGGAGAAGATGGCGGCCCGGCTCAACGCGTCCTACGTCATCCAGGCCGCGGACGACATGCGCGGGGCCAACTGGGTGGAGTCGCTCTTGAGCTGCCGGCTGCAGGGGCGGCGGGTGTACGAGGCGGCGGGCTTCTGTGAGCGGGTACTGCGCCGCATTCCGGTGCAGTTCCTCCGGGCGAGCGACTTCGCCTTCGCGGACGAGCTGACGGTGTCGCCGCTGCGGCGGGCGCTCAAGCGCGGCTTCGACATCCTGGTGGCGTCGCTGCTGCTGCTGGCCGCCGCGCCCTTCCTCTTGCTGGTCGCGGTGGCCATCAAGCTGGACTCCAAGGGGCCCCTCTTCTACCGGCAGGAGCGGACGGGCCTGGCGGGCAGCACCTTCCACCTCTGGAAGTTCCGCAGCATGCGGACGGACGCGGAGAAGGATGGCGCGGTGTGGGCCAAGGCGAATGATGACCGCGTCACCCGGGTGGGGCGCTTCATCCGCCGCACGCGCATCGACGAGATTCCCCAGGTCTTCAACGTGCTGATGGGGGAGATGAGCTTCGTGGGTCCTCGTCCGGAGCGGCCCATCTTCGTGGAGCAGCTGAAGACGCAGATTCCCTTCTTCGGGCTGCGCGAGGCGGTGAAGCCGGGCCTGACGGGGTGGGCGCAGATTCGCTACCCCTATGGCGCCTCGGTGGAGGATGCGCGGAACAAGCTGGAGTTCGACCTGTACTACGTGAAGAACGGCTCGCTGTTCCTGGATGTGGGAATCATCTTCCACACCGTGAGACATGTTCTTCTCGGTCGTGGGGCTCGGTAG
- a CDS encoding CpsD/CapB family tyrosine-protein kinase has translation MDQTMERAGNFLPRVDDNASGGNVVDRRVVTLTAPASAAAEQYRSLYYRLERMRDLRPMKVVALTSAMPGEGKTVTSVNLALAAARANPERRILLVDADLRRGGVAATLGMRNKTGLAELLGGECEVRDVVRRFNSTRLAVIPAGATPEEPTQVLASARMKQFLKAVREGFDEVYVDLPPTLPFADAAILSHQVDGVLMVIRANVTPGKSVHQAVESLGGAPIVGCVLNGAETQATPYLKNYEKK, from the coding sequence ATGGATCAGACGATGGAGCGGGCGGGCAACTTCCTCCCCCGAGTGGATGACAACGCGTCGGGCGGGAACGTGGTGGACCGACGGGTGGTGACGCTGACGGCCCCGGCTTCGGCGGCGGCGGAGCAGTACCGCAGTCTTTATTACCGGCTGGAGCGGATGCGGGACCTGCGGCCGATGAAGGTGGTGGCGCTCACCTCGGCGATGCCCGGTGAGGGCAAGACGGTGACGAGCGTCAACCTGGCCCTCGCCGCGGCGCGGGCGAACCCGGAGCGCCGCATCCTGCTGGTGGATGCGGACCTGCGCCGGGGCGGGGTGGCGGCCACGCTGGGCATGCGCAACAAGACGGGCCTGGCGGAGCTGCTGGGAGGGGAGTGCGAGGTGCGGGACGTGGTGCGGCGCTTCAACTCCACGCGCCTGGCCGTCATCCCCGCGGGCGCCACGCCGGAGGAGCCCACGCAGGTGCTGGCCAGCGCGCGGATGAAGCAGTTCCTCAAGGCCGTGCGCGAGGGCTTCGACGAGGTGTACGTGGACCTGCCGCCGACGCTGCCGTTCGCGGACGCGGCGATCCTCAGCCACCAGGTGGACGGGGTGCTGATGGTCATCCGCGCCAACGTCACGCCGGGCAAGTCGGTGCACCAGGCGGTGGAGAGCCTGGGCGGCGCGCCCATCGTCGGGTGCGTGCTGAACGGCGCGGAGACGCAGGCGACTCCGTACCTGAAAAACTACGAGAAGAAGTAG
- a CDS encoding CPBP family intramembrane glutamic endopeptidase: protein MDSQSTFRRVLHHPFTRLVLCLVLAVVLSALFHWLGAVLRLDRLPSANLRTGVFALKNAVTVVLALWLVEWGIGRRTLAQLGLGWQGALRDVGWGLLLGLGLMSAVIGVMALAGWYQLVEGPPESFQEEARDALVWAAIFSAAGFFEEVAFRGIAFRLLEEWLGSAAALLVSSAFFGLVHGTNPHATWFATLAIALEAGVLLGAAYMLTRSLWFATGVHIAWNWTQGALFGVAVSGLDVDRLLESRLSGPEAWTGGGFGAEAGGVALLLCTTAGVLLLVYAARQGQWVPFLPRRRARRESAPATAG, encoded by the coding sequence ATGGACTCGCAATCCACCTTTCGCCGCGTCTTGCATCACCCGTTCACCCGGCTGGTGCTCTGCCTCGTGCTCGCGGTGGTGCTCTCCGCGCTGTTCCACTGGCTCGGCGCCGTGCTCCGGCTGGACCGGCTCCCGTCCGCCAACCTTCGCACGGGAGTCTTCGCGCTGAAGAACGCCGTCACCGTCGTGCTGGCGCTGTGGCTGGTGGAGTGGGGCATCGGTCGCCGCACGCTCGCGCAGTTGGGCCTGGGGTGGCAGGGCGCTCTCCGGGACGTCGGGTGGGGCCTGCTGCTGGGCCTGGGGCTGATGAGCGCGGTGATTGGAGTGATGGCCCTGGCCGGTTGGTACCAACTGGTGGAAGGACCCCCGGAGTCCTTCCAGGAGGAAGCGAGGGACGCGCTCGTCTGGGCAGCCATCTTCTCGGCGGCGGGCTTCTTCGAGGAGGTGGCCTTCCGAGGCATCGCCTTCCGGCTGCTGGAGGAGTGGCTGGGCTCGGCCGCGGCGCTGCTCGTCAGCAGTGCCTTCTTCGGGCTCGTCCATGGGACGAATCCGCATGCCACGTGGTTCGCCACGCTGGCCATCGCGCTGGAGGCCGGGGTGCTGCTCGGCGCGGCGTACATGCTGACCCGCTCGCTCTGGTTCGCCACCGGGGTGCATATCGCCTGGAACTGGACGCAGGGCGCGCTCTTCGGCGTCGCGGTCTCGGGCCTGGACGTGGACCGCCTGCTGGAGAGTCGGCTGTCAGGCCCCGAGGCGTGGACCGGAGGCGGATTCGGCGCGGAGGCGGGCGGAGTGGCGCTGCTGCTGTGCACCACCGCCGGAGTGTTGCTGCTGGTGTACGCGGCGCGCCAGGGGCAGTGGGTGCCCTTCCTTCCACGGCGCCGCGCCCGGCGGGAGAGCGCCCCCGCGACGGCCGGTTGA
- a CDS encoding SDR family NAD(P)-dependent oxidoreductase — translation MDLELKDKVALVSGSTAGIGLAIAEALAREGAEVIVNGRTQERVDAALKELRGKQPGAKLRGVAGDLGTREGVSKMLQAVPRVDILVNNLGAFKPHPFEEITDEDWFNIFEVNVMSGVRLSRHYLKGMREKNWGRILFISSESGIQIPVEMVDYGVTKTAQIALARGIAESTVGTNVTVNSILPGPTRSEGVEEFLKNLSNQQGVDVATVERDFFKSARPSSLLQRFERPDEIASLVTFVCSPKSSGINGAALRVDGGVVRAIA, via the coding sequence ATGGACCTGGAACTGAAGGACAAGGTTGCGCTGGTGAGCGGCTCCACGGCGGGCATCGGCCTGGCCATCGCGGAGGCGCTGGCGCGCGAGGGGGCAGAGGTCATCGTCAATGGACGCACGCAGGAGCGCGTGGACGCGGCGCTGAAGGAGCTTCGCGGGAAGCAGCCGGGCGCGAAGCTGCGGGGCGTGGCGGGCGACCTGGGGACTCGCGAGGGCGTGAGCAAGATGCTCCAGGCGGTTCCGCGCGTGGACATCCTGGTGAACAACCTGGGCGCGTTCAAGCCGCACCCGTTCGAGGAAATCACCGACGAGGACTGGTTCAACATCTTCGAGGTGAACGTGATGAGCGGCGTCCGGCTGAGCCGCCACTACCTGAAGGGCATGCGCGAGAAGAACTGGGGCCGCATCCTCTTCATCTCCAGCGAGTCGGGCATCCAGATTCCGGTGGAGATGGTCGACTACGGCGTCACCAAGACGGCGCAGATTGCCCTGGCGCGAGGCATCGCGGAGAGCACCGTCGGGACGAACGTCACGGTGAACTCCATCCTCCCCGGCCCCACGCGCTCCGAGGGAGTGGAGGAGTTCCTCAAGAACCTGTCGAACCAGCAGGGCGTGGACGTGGCCACGGTGGAGCGCGACTTCTTCAAGTCGGCACGTCCTTCCTCGCTGCTCCAGCGCTTCGAGCGGCCGGACGAGATTGCCTCGCTGGTGACCTTCGTCTGCAGCCCGAAGTCCTCGGGCATCAACGGCGCCGCGCTGCGAGTGGACGGCGGAGTGGTGCGCGCCATCGCCTGA
- a CDS encoding RNA polymerase sigma factor, which yields MGGRFTVKGTAILEEPTSPPRATAAVDFDALLEAEQGGLLRLARRLVWDGEEARDLVQATLADAYEKRHSLRDVKAGPAWLRSILVSRAMGHLRRRRVWTLVREALDFGPSLEPSPEEHFAGAERWRTFGRALRTLPAQQATAFTLRYLEGLDLDAIAGAMRIGRGTVRIHLYRALKKLKAADVLEGDTP from the coding sequence ATGGGAGGTCGTTTCACCGTGAAGGGCACCGCCATCCTGGAAGAGCCGACAAGCCCGCCGCGCGCCACGGCCGCGGTGGACTTCGACGCGCTCCTGGAGGCGGAGCAGGGCGGGCTGCTGCGCCTCGCCCGGCGGCTGGTCTGGGATGGGGAGGAAGCGAGAGATCTGGTGCAGGCCACCCTCGCGGACGCCTACGAGAAGCGCCACTCGCTGAGGGACGTGAAGGCCGGGCCCGCCTGGCTGCGGAGCATCCTGGTGTCCCGCGCCATGGGCCACCTGCGCCGCCGCCGGGTGTGGACGCTGGTGCGTGAAGCGCTGGACTTCGGGCCCTCCCTGGAGCCCTCCCCGGAGGAGCACTTCGCCGGGGCCGAGCGCTGGCGCACCTTCGGCCGCGCGCTGCGGACGCTCCCCGCGCAGCAGGCCACCGCCTTCACCCTCCGCTACCTGGAGGGGCTCGACCTGGACGCCATCGCCGGGGCCATGCGCATCGGCCGGGGCACCGTCCGCATCCACCTCTACCGCGCCCTCAAGAAGCTGAAGGCCGCCGACGTACTGGAAGGAGACACCCCATGA
- a CDS encoding polysaccharide biosynthesis/export family protein has product MGKTSAGFWTVLGVVLLSGCAHQPQVKVDNSEQPYRIGREDVLDIAVWRDPELSRTLPVRPDGFISIPMVGEVQAAGKTPTELAEDLKKSFQSYVQEPRVTVIVREVNSSRVFVTGEVANPGAYPLRGRVSLLQAIALAGGFTDFANSDGIVVIRTDSKGGQIPVRYSDLISPDGGQELILRPGDTIVVP; this is encoded by the coding sequence ATGGGCAAGACGAGCGCGGGGTTCTGGACGGTGTTGGGCGTGGTGCTCCTGTCGGGGTGTGCCCACCAGCCGCAGGTGAAGGTGGACAACTCGGAGCAGCCGTACCGCATCGGCCGCGAGGACGTGCTGGACATCGCGGTGTGGCGTGATCCGGAGCTGTCGCGCACCCTGCCGGTGCGGCCGGACGGCTTCATCTCCATTCCGATGGTGGGCGAGGTGCAGGCCGCGGGCAAGACGCCCACGGAGCTGGCCGAGGACCTCAAGAAGAGCTTCCAGTCGTATGTGCAGGAGCCCCGCGTGACGGTGATTGTCCGCGAGGTCAACAGCAGCCGCGTCTTCGTCACCGGCGAGGTGGCCAACCCCGGCGCCTACCCGCTGCGCGGCCGTGTGTCACTGCTCCAGGCCATCGCCCTGGCGGGCGGCTTCACGGACTTCGCCAACTCGGACGGCATCGTCGTCATCCGCACCGACTCCAAGGGCGGACAGATTCCGGTGCGCTACAGCGACCTGATTTCTCCCGACGGGGGCCAGGAGCTCATCCTGCGGCCGGGTGACACCATCGTCGTGCCGTGA